A section of the Acropora muricata isolate sample 2 chromosome 4, ASM3666990v1, whole genome shotgun sequence genome encodes:
- the LOC136914705 gene encoding uncharacterized protein isoform X2, which produces MDVNANSKLKRKKKTHGPGNPSKRHRDRLNAELDNLARLLPFPEEIVTKLDKISILRLTVSYLRAKSFFQVSNGRHGNEETCEELVREVEGNGVFSQLSLEALDGFIVVITQDGQLFYVSENVREFLGYSQAAVIHQSVFKFLHIDDQDMVKTNLAWPKPAEKKVKLKTEDKHSNVSGQDDRKTDDSNSLNRSFTCRMKCTLNHGGGFYKLFRLSGRLREIHTRKRDSQVLEYGLFAICSPANNSHSHHTGATVKKEVALTAQKRLERANSEPICGRRAPLPLTGMLPTMPMSHHYSGSETRSTAVSPLASPAASTDSGHPSPDSSQGGKLLLTDSDIRSDSSEVSPPSSSSSHDIDGRLAADHLMTGLNHPFMHAHRLNRKRTTSFMDSLRPDDKDTARKRSRSLADASELFVRDGMDPRSFFFRGNLPAVPEIKVENTKRKEECTQSSEVSDRRPLNAPDNRLDAAQGLVSLGNMASKFPALCAFPPDFMYPDVMFQRDMLHDLQHLRAPFDMHNPYCLGNDPYTALAMRRWLTNPDMFHSPLNPMLAAQAGLLSPAERLRFLKFPFASPAYFPGASPFDLGAISGFTERNLPEYALRGFHRNGLASPDMARNAAAKETDRQQTPPREKQCQVQDNRESKNSSSPSKTGSPDAGIPIKKEPMPSEKKSKDTKKTKEETFDGGGKLAKVCSTTTDDDDREEEVEVEEQEERVDVVGGTKPASGLRQTFAGIQEEFNSRLENLNKSFALSLNQNMTCP; this is translated from the exons tctccAATGGAAGACATGGAAATGAAGAAACTTGTGAGGAACTTGTGAGGGAGGTTGAGGGAAATGGCGTCTTCTCACAGCTTTCGTTAGAG GCTCTTGATGGTTTCATAGTGGTCATTACTCAAGATGGACAGTTGTTTTATGTGTCAGAAAATGTGCGGGAGTTCTTGGGATATTCTCAG gctgctgttattcatcagAGCGTGTTCAAGTTCCTACACATTGACGACCAGGATATGGTAAAAACTAATCTGGCATGGCCAAAGCCCGCAGAAAAGAAAGTCAAATTA AAAACTGAAGATAAACATTCCAATGTGTCTGGTCAAGATGACAGAAAAACAG ATGACAGCAACAGTCTAAATCGTTCGTTTACTTGCCGTATGAAGTGCACACTGAATCATGGAGGAGGATTTTACAAG CTCTTTAGGCTATCTGGTAGACTGAGAGAAATTCACACACGCAAGCGGGACAGTCAAGTTCTGGAGTATGGTCTTTTTGCTATCTGCTCGCCAGCAAACAATTCTCATTCACACCACACTGGGGCAACTGTTAAAAAGGAAGTTGCTTTGACTGCACAAAAAAGACTGGAAAGGGCCAACAGTGAGCCCATTTGTGGCAG GAGAGCCCCTCTCCCTTTAACAGGAATGCTTCCTACAATGCCTATGAGCCATCATTATTCAGGATCTGAGACTCGCTCCACTGCCGTTAGTCCTCTGGCCTCGCCCGCTGCTTCAACAGATTCGGGACACCCATCTCCTGACTCCAGTCAGGGCGGGAAATTGTTACTGACTGACTCTGACATTCGAAGCGACAGCAGTGAGGTATCCCCACCATCGAGCAGTAGCTCTCATGATATCGATGGAAGGCTAGCTGCTGATCATCTCATGACAGGGTTGAACCACCCTTTCATGCATGCTCATAGACTCAATCGCAAGAGAACAACGAGCTTCATGGATTCTCTCCGACCCGATGACAAAGATACTGCAAGAAAGCGGTCTCGCAGTTTAGCTGATGCCAGTGAGCTTTTCGTGCGAGATGGAATGGATCCCAGGTCATTTTTCTTCAGAGGCAACTTGCCAGCAGTTCCTGAGATCAAGGTCGAGAACACAAAGAGAAAGGAGGAGTGCACACAGAGTTCTGAGGTATCAGATAGAAGGCCTCTGAATGCTCCCGATAACAGGCTTGATGCTGCTCAAGGCCTTGTGAGTCTTGGAAATATGGCATCTAAATTTCCAGCGCTTTGTGCCTTTCCTCCAGATTTCATGTACCCTGATGTCATGTTTCAACGCGACATGCTTCATGACCTCCAACATCTTAGAGCCCCCTTCGACATGCATAATCCTTACTGCCTGGGAAATGATCCTTACACAGCTTTGGCCATGAGGCGATGGCTGACTAACCCTGATATGTTCCATTCGCCATTGAATCCAATGTTGGCTGCCCAAGCAGGCCTCCTTTCTCCAGCTGAGAGGTTGCGCTTCCTCAAGTTCCCCTTTGCCTCTCCGGCTTATTTTCCTGGTGCCTCTCCATTTGATCTTGGTGCGATTTCAGGATTCACCGAGAGGAACTTGCCAGAGTATGCATTGAGAGGTTTCCATCGGAATGGATTGGCCAGCCCGGATATGGCCAGGAATGCTGCAGCAAAAGAAACAGACCGACAACAAACTCCACCTCGAGAGAAACAATGCCAGGTGCAAGACAACCGAGAAAGCAAGAATTCCTCCTCACCGAGTAAGACAGGAAGCCCTGATGCTGGCATCCCGATCAAGAAAGAACCAATGCCAAGcgagaagaaaagcaaagacaCAAAAAAGACCAAGGAGGAGACATTTGATGGTGGAGGTAAATTGGCAAAGGTTTGTAGCACTACcacagatgatgatgatagagAGGAGGAAGTGGAAGTGGAGGAGCAGGAGGAGAGAGTGGATGTTGTGGGTGGAACCAAACCAGCTTCTGGGCTGCGACAAACATTTGCAGGAATTCAAGAAGAGTTCAATAGCCGACTCGAAAATCTTAACAAGTCATTTGCTCTTTCCTTGAACCAGAATATGACCTGTCCATAA
- the LOC136913397 gene encoding uncharacterized protein, whose protein sequence is MFICEQLKRFVFLRLHLNSLLKFQLAGMASSSSAKRKRLSGMASAPSAKRMKRDSDAEEDASLAEPIFFYSRSRFPHCLFSNFFEVDIEMEEGVFPSVEHYFQGMKFIPKDRKRFMKGGDLDKRKATKTSNSKVEMEKGRFAKSAGSKSGSAKYNLTLATDGLDREVAKCRMKRALEKKFEKEPFKSALLKTGKTRLIHIPLRGKTDFWTGKRHKETGEIVGENTMGELLMKVRDALSAGIN, encoded by the coding sequence ATGTTTATATGTGAGCAGTTGAAACGTTTTGTATTTCTTCGTCTCCACCTGAATTCACTCTTGAAATTTCAACTAGCCGGTATGGCCTCCTCTTCTTCCGCCAAACGTAAGAGACTATCAGGCATGGCTTCTGCTCCAAGTGCCAAACGTATGAAACGAGATTCTGATGCCGAGGAAGATGCAAGTCTCGCAGAACCCATCTTCTTTTATTCTAGATCAAGATTTCCGCattgccttttttccaattttttcgaAGTGGATATTGAAATGGAAGAAGGTGTGTTCCCATCGGTAGAACATTATTTTCAGGGTATGAAGTTCATACCGAAGGACAGAAAACGATTTATGAAAGGCGGGGACTTGGACAAAAGAAAAGCTACGAAGACATCGAATTCAAAGGTAGAAATGGAAAAGGGACGGTTTGCCAAATCAGCTGGTTCAAAATCTGGTTCTGCCAAGTATAACTTGACTTTAGCTACCGATGGCTTAGATCGAGAAGTTGCAAAATGCAGAATGAAGAGGGCCTTAGAAAAGAAGTTTGAGAAAGAACCATTCAAAAGCGCGCTTTTGAAAACGGGGAAAACAAGGCTTATTCACATTCCACTGCGTGgtaaaactgatttttggacTGGAAAAAGACATAAAGAAACTGGAGAGATAGTTGGAGAAAATACAATGGGTGAACTTCTGATGAAAGTGAGAGATGCCTTGTCAGCAGGAATTAACTGA